One genomic segment of Adhaeribacter pallidiroseus includes these proteins:
- a CDS encoding PAS domain-containing protein: protein MSAFSSATSHDAIFNALPGAFLLLSAELLIEAVSDDFLVVSFSDREQLIGHSIWEVFPDNPQLAGVKGTANLRALLEKVLRTGKRQQILQQRYDVADPLHTGKFLERYWRLDSRPVVDEQGRVTQIIHSVTDITEQVLAETRVQQSLTREQAAYAEANLQKRQLHSILMQAPALICIFQGPNHVFKLVNPPYQQLVGKRPLLGKSIAQAMPELAGQPIFGLLDKVYRTGESFYAHEMLVQLDHENSGNELGHNYYNFIYQATRNLAGQVDGIMVFAYEVTLQVKARQQLEVSSKQIRELNEELQAINEELQASNEELISTNLELQQAQQALQELNKSLESLVAARTEALQQALRETQQQREQLREQQDQLQQILGQVPASIATLVGLEHRYNFFNDSYQALSGNRTNLGRTVAEVFPEVVEQGFIALLDQVYATGIPFRGTETPAQLYDQATGKPELLYVDFIYQPLKNEFGQIQGVLAFVVDVTEKVLARQRAEALQIELLATAQRMVQERETFYQVFASTPAAISINRGPEHRFEYFNAAFQQIFTGRPLLGLPIAQALPEAAPGGFVALLDQVYQTGETYFGHELPLLVDQPDGKPAVEKYFTFTYQAYRENNQIAGISTFAYDVTEQVQARRQQQVQQKQLQALFEQAPVAVAIFRGVEYVVEVANTRVAALWGRTPEQVLGKAIFEALPEVRDQGFRELLDQVMHTGEPFVANEVAALFQRNDQLETVYLNFVYQPLHDDQGRVMSVAAVATDVSEQVKARQASEASARQLRLITDALPVLIGYLDLDEKYRFANRAYENWFNRKAADLLGQPIREIAGEKAYPNIKGYIDRALAGERVDFEATMPFREDFTKHIRTSYIPDRQNGEVIGFYTLVQDITDQVEAREAIEKSEQQATALANSLLKANEQLRRVNVDLDNFIYTASHDLKAPILNIEGLIEALQDQLSPASLQEEDVQYTLHLILDSVQRFKRTIEHLTEITKLQKENSREATPIDLTALIQEVRLDLATKIQASQAQIEVDVTHCPTIRFSPKNLRSIIYNLLSNAIKYHSSLRAPLIRIHCAETEEYQILSVQDNGLGLDLSGSTKLFTMFKRLHNHVEGTGIGLYMVKKIMENAGGKIEVESILHQGSTFRAYFKRDQPAS from the coding sequence ATGTCTGCTTTTTCTTCAGCTACTAGCCATGATGCTATTTTTAACGCCTTGCCTGGTGCCTTCTTGCTGCTCTCTGCCGAGTTATTAATTGAAGCCGTTAGTGATGATTTTTTAGTTGTGTCGTTTTCTGACCGGGAGCAATTAATCGGTCATTCTATTTGGGAGGTATTCCCGGATAATCCCCAGCTAGCGGGGGTGAAAGGAACGGCTAATTTGCGAGCCTTATTGGAAAAAGTATTAAGAACGGGTAAACGTCAACAAATACTTCAACAGCGATATGATGTAGCAGATCCTCTGCATACCGGGAAGTTCTTAGAACGCTATTGGCGGTTGGATAGCCGGCCTGTAGTAGATGAACAGGGTCGGGTTACCCAGATTATCCATTCGGTTACGGATATAACCGAACAAGTACTGGCTGAAACACGAGTGCAGCAGAGCCTAACTCGGGAACAAGCCGCCTACGCCGAAGCCAATCTGCAAAAACGGCAACTACACAGTATCTTGATGCAGGCACCCGCTCTGATCTGTATTTTTCAAGGACCAAACCACGTTTTTAAACTGGTTAATCCACCTTATCAGCAGTTAGTGGGAAAACGACCTTTATTAGGTAAATCCATTGCACAAGCCATGCCGGAACTAGCCGGCCAGCCCATCTTTGGTTTATTAGACAAAGTGTATCGCACCGGAGAGAGCTTTTATGCGCACGAAATGTTGGTGCAACTAGACCATGAGAACTCCGGCAACGAACTAGGGCACAATTATTATAACTTTATCTACCAGGCCACGCGCAATTTAGCCGGCCAAGTAGATGGTATTATGGTGTTTGCCTATGAAGTAACTCTTCAGGTAAAAGCCCGCCAGCAGCTAGAGGTGAGCAGTAAACAAATCCGAGAACTCAATGAAGAGCTTCAAGCAATAAACGAGGAATTACAGGCTAGCAATGAAGAATTAATAAGTACAAACCTAGAGTTACAGCAAGCTCAACAAGCCTTGCAAGAACTTAATAAATCCTTAGAATCGCTTGTTGCGGCTCGTACAGAAGCCTTGCAGCAGGCTTTACGGGAAACCCAACAACAACGGGAACAATTACGCGAGCAGCAAGATCAACTCCAGCAAATTTTAGGGCAGGTGCCTGCTTCTATTGCTACTTTAGTGGGTTTGGAGCATCGCTATAATTTCTTCAATGATTCTTACCAAGCCCTTTCGGGTAATCGCACAAATTTAGGAAGGACTGTGGCGGAAGTGTTTCCGGAAGTAGTGGAACAAGGCTTTATTGCTTTGTTAGACCAGGTGTATGCCACTGGTATTCCTTTTCGAGGAACGGAAACGCCGGCCCAGCTTTATGACCAAGCAACGGGTAAACCCGAGCTACTTTACGTCGATTTTATCTACCAACCCCTAAAAAATGAGTTTGGGCAAATACAAGGGGTTCTGGCCTTTGTCGTAGACGTTACGGAGAAGGTATTAGCCCGGCAACGCGCGGAAGCTTTACAAATCGAATTACTGGCTACCGCCCAAAGAATGGTTCAGGAACGCGAAACGTTTTACCAAGTATTTGCGAGCACGCCCGCCGCTATTAGCATTAATCGCGGCCCGGAACACCGGTTTGAATACTTTAACGCCGCCTTTCAACAAATTTTCACCGGGCGGCCGTTACTCGGATTACCCATCGCCCAAGCTTTACCCGAAGCAGCGCCCGGCGGCTTCGTGGCGCTTTTGGATCAGGTCTACCAAACAGGTGAAACTTACTTTGGTCATGAGTTACCCCTACTGGTAGATCAGCCGGACGGAAAACCCGCGGTAGAAAAGTATTTTACTTTTACCTACCAGGCTTACCGCGAAAACAACCAGATTGCGGGGATTTCTACTTTTGCTTACGACGTTACCGAGCAAGTACAAGCCCGACGGCAGCAGCAAGTGCAGCAAAAACAGCTGCAAGCCCTTTTTGAACAAGCTCCCGTGGCGGTAGCCATTTTCCGGGGTGTGGAATACGTGGTTGAAGTTGCCAATACCCGGGTAGCGGCCTTGTGGGGCCGGACTCCGGAGCAGGTATTAGGCAAAGCTATATTTGAAGCGTTGCCGGAAGTGCGCGACCAAGGTTTTCGAGAATTACTCGATCAAGTAATGCACACCGGAGAGCCTTTTGTAGCTAATGAAGTAGCCGCCTTATTCCAGCGTAATGATCAATTGGAAACGGTGTATCTCAACTTTGTTTATCAACCTTTACATGATGATCAAGGGCGGGTGATGAGCGTAGCGGCCGTTGCTACGGACGTCAGTGAGCAGGTAAAAGCCCGTCAAGCCAGTGAAGCCAGTGCCCGACAGCTCCGGCTTATTACGGATGCTTTACCGGTACTCATTGGCTACTTGGATCTGGATGAGAAATACCGGTTTGCCAATCGGGCTTACGAGAATTGGTTCAACCGTAAAGCAGCAGATCTATTAGGTCAACCCATCCGCGAGATAGCGGGGGAAAAAGCTTATCCTAACATCAAAGGATATATCGACCGGGCTTTAGCCGGCGAACGCGTAGATTTTGAAGCTACCATGCCGTTCCGGGAAGACTTTACGAAACACATTCGTACCAGTTATATCCCGGATCGTCAGAATGGGGAAGTAATCGGTTTTTACACTTTGGTACAAGATATTACCGATCAGGTGGAAGCTCGGGAAGCTATTGAGAAAAGTGAACAACAAGCAACGGCTCTAGCAAATAGTTTATTGAAGGCTAATGAGCAACTCCGGCGCGTGAACGTGGACCTGGATAATTTCATCTACACTGCTTCGCACGACTTAAAAGCCCCTATTCTCAACATTGAAGGTTTGATAGAGGCCCTGCAGGATCAGCTTTCTCCCGCTAGTCTGCAAGAAGAAGACGTGCAGTACACGCTGCATTTAATCTTAGATTCGGTGCAGCGTTTTAAACGCACGATTGAACATTTAACCGAAATCACCAAACTGCAAAAAGAAAATAGCCGCGAAGCCACCCCCATCGACTTAACCGCCTTGATCCAGGAAGTGCGGTTAGACTTGGCTACTAAAATACAAGCTTCGCAAGCGCAAATAGAAGTCGATGTAACTCACTGCCCCACGATCCGGTTTTCGCCCAAGAACTTACGCAGCATTATTTATAACCTACTGTCTAACGCTATTAAATACCACTCCTCTTTACGTGCCCCGTTAATTCGTATCCATTGTGCCGAAACGGAAGAATACCAAATACTTTCGGTGCAGGATAATGGCTTAGGCCTGGATCTTTCCGGTAGTACCAAGCTTTTTACCATGTTTAAGCGATTGCATAATCACGTGGAAGGAACCGGTATTGGCTTGTACATGGTCAAGAAGATCATGGAGAATGCCGGTGGGAAAATTGAAGTGGAAAGCATTCTCCATCAAGGATCCACGTTCCGGGCTTATTTTAAACGAGACCAACCAGCCAGCTAG
- a CDS encoding PAS domain-containing sensor histidine kinase has product MKINHDALLIANFQATTTQFGQLYFSYNLAEDQFSYISPAFWELCQESPERFLVEPDLLLPLIYPEDKTYMAQEYQKLRQLRTPVQLEFRIIAPNQTIKWLSLNAHIVQHEEQDYISGWAYDTTSSKANITTLQKFNAKKDSTLEILSHDLASPFANIQGLVRALEDQIKAGNLDVDQIMSMLKADAKRGSDLIRDFVNNEFLESSQINLNKERVDIARAIADMMNNYKTGTTLIPKNFAFIPSQIPIFMQVDELKFMQVLNNLISNAIKFTPDKGTISLVLEDRDPYILITVADNGIGIPESLQATLFDKFTKARRPGLRGEKSVGLGMSIIKNIVELHQGRIWFESQENQGSTFFIEVPKE; this is encoded by the coding sequence ATGAAGATAAACCACGATGCCCTTTTAATTGCAAATTTTCAAGCGACTACCACCCAATTCGGCCAACTCTATTTTTCCTATAACCTAGCCGAAGACCAGTTTTCTTACATCAGTCCCGCTTTTTGGGAGCTCTGTCAAGAATCACCCGAGCGGTTTCTGGTAGAGCCTGATTTACTCTTGCCTTTGATCTATCCGGAAGATAAGACCTATATGGCTCAGGAATACCAAAAGTTAAGACAATTGCGCACCCCAGTACAATTAGAATTCCGCATTATTGCTCCCAATCAAACCATTAAGTGGCTCAGCCTAAACGCGCACATCGTCCAACACGAAGAACAAGATTATATCAGCGGCTGGGCTTATGATACCACGAGTAGCAAAGCCAATATTACTACGTTGCAGAAATTTAACGCCAAGAAGGACTCGACTCTAGAAATACTTTCCCACGATCTAGCCAGCCCCTTTGCTAATATTCAAGGCCTAGTACGGGCCTTAGAGGATCAAATTAAAGCCGGGAATCTGGACGTGGATCAAATTATGAGTATGCTAAAAGCCGACGCCAAACGGGGATCTGATTTAATCCGGGACTTTGTTAATAACGAATTTTTAGAATCCTCCCAAATCAACCTCAACAAGGAACGGGTTGATATTGCCCGGGCCATTGCCGACATGATGAACAACTATAAAACGGGAACTACTTTAATCCCCAAAAACTTCGCGTTTATTCCTTCTCAGATACCCATTTTCATGCAGGTGGATGAACTCAAGTTCATGCAGGTATTAAACAATCTTATTTCCAACGCTATTAAGTTTACACCCGATAAGGGCACCATTTCCCTTGTTTTAGAAGACCGGGATCCTTACATTCTCATTACGGTGGCCGATAACGGTATTGGCATACCGGAGTCCTTGCAAGCTACCTTATTCGATAAGTTCACCAAGGCTCGCCGACCGGGACTTCGGGGAGAAAAAAGCGTGGGCTTAGGTATGTCCATCATCAAGAATATCGTGGAACTCCATCAGGGAAGGATTTGGTTTGAAAGCCAGGAAAATCAAGGCTCTACCTTCTTTATCGAGGTACCCAAAGAATAA
- a CDS encoding DUF4276 family protein: MRGLYILAEGPTEEEFINEVLSHYFYDKGIYDVRAILMSTSPGFKGGDVTYQRYKLNAENLLKREQDIIVTSLIDYFRLRTDFPEYAQAQTIIDKYKRVDFLENAVANDINSHRFLPYIQLHEFEGLLFSHTAGFDYLPDLSDANKQQLYSAVQEHDNPEMLNDGAETAPSKRLEKLIPGYKKTLHGPVIATEISLSIIMQRCIRFNNWIQALTQRMQQN; this comes from the coding sequence ATGAGAGGACTATACATTTTAGCCGAAGGACCTACCGAAGAAGAGTTTATCAATGAAGTGCTCAGTCATTATTTTTATGATAAAGGCATATATGATGTAAGGGCAATTTTAATGAGCACTAGCCCTGGTTTTAAAGGAGGAGATGTTACTTACCAACGTTATAAGCTAAATGCCGAAAACCTATTAAAACGGGAACAAGATATAATTGTAACTTCTTTAATTGATTATTTCCGATTACGAACAGATTTTCCGGAATATGCTCAAGCCCAAACTATAATTGACAAATATAAACGAGTTGATTTTTTGGAAAATGCTGTAGCTAACGATATTAATAGCCACCGTTTTTTGCCTTATATTCAATTGCATGAGTTTGAAGGATTATTATTTTCCCATACGGCTGGGTTTGATTATTTGCCTGATTTATCGGACGCAAACAAGCAACAATTGTACAGCGCTGTACAGGAACATGATAATCCGGAAATGTTGAACGATGGAGCTGAAACAGCCCCATCTAAACGATTGGAAAAACTTATCCCAGGGTACAAGAAGACCTTACACGGTCCAGTTATCGCTACTGAAATATCACTTTCCATTATTATGCAACGCTGTATTCGGTTTAATAACTGGATTCAGGCTTTAACCCAAAGAATGCAGCAAAATTAA
- a CDS encoding response regulator gives MKKLNKILLVDDDPTSIYINENILKRMEIKHEVTVLTNGKLAFDYLITNCSSNSNNCPAFVILDHHMSVMDGMELMEALNKIDLLRNNNVVFLLLAINTTPQQIEIFKDLGVQEFTSKPLSKQTKQFAKPGV, from the coding sequence ATGAAAAAACTTAATAAAATTTTATTAGTGGATGATGATCCCACCTCAATTTATATCAATGAAAACATTTTAAAGAGAATGGAGATTAAGCACGAAGTAACTGTGCTTACCAACGGGAAATTAGCTTTTGACTATCTGATAACTAATTGCAGTTCTAACTCAAATAATTGTCCGGCTTTTGTGATTTTGGATCATCATATGTCCGTCATGGATGGGATGGAGTTGATGGAAGCCTTAAATAAGATAGATCTTCTAAGGAATAATAATGTCGTCTTTTTGCTTTTAGCCATTAACACAACTCCCCAGCAGATAGAAATATTCAAAGACTTAGGCGTTCAGGAATTCACTTCCAAGCCTTTGTCGAAGCAAACAAAACAATTCGCAAAGCCAGGTGTCTGA
- a CDS encoding response regulator — protein sequence MPKITCALLVDDDTTANFLNKRLFQKLDVAEKLLVALNGLEALQLLQANCPGPECPQLILLDINMPVMDGFEFLKAYEQLELAQRQSVVIIMLTTSLNPNDVEKVERAQITGLLNKPLTEAALRRILDEHFED from the coding sequence ATGCCTAAAATTACTTGCGCCTTGCTGGTGGATGATGACACTACTGCTAACTTTCTGAACAAACGTTTGTTTCAAAAGTTAGACGTAGCTGAAAAGCTATTGGTGGCACTGAATGGCTTAGAAGCCTTGCAACTTCTTCAGGCCAACTGCCCCGGACCGGAATGTCCCCAGCTCATTTTATTGGATATTAATATGCCCGTGATGGATGGCTTTGAGTTTCTGAAGGCCTACGAGCAACTAGAACTGGCGCAGCGCCAATCCGTGGTGATTATCATGCTTACTACTTCTTTAAACCCCAATGATGTTGAAAAAGTAGAACGCGCCCAGATTACAGGATTATTGAATAAGCCTTTAACGGAAGCCGCTTTAAGAAGAATTTTGGACGAGCACTTTGAAGATTAA
- a CDS encoding AAA family ATPase, which yields MPIESVYIENFKSIRDSERISIKPINILIGPNGVGKSNFISFFKLLNSIYQQRLRKYVADNGYEDRILYFGRKVSEYLAGGIVFKPNDNNVNNRYDFKLVPQAQDSGFYFEEETAGYNVFAYHYGEKWHYMDLDTIGKPESNLKDHGADRSFYLSNYFEDFKVFHFHDTSANSSLKQVAKTQDYAYLREDGSNLAAYLFKIKDTHPKHFRMIEHTIRSVAPFFDRFNLKPDAKNENVIFLNWLEKGSDEYFNAHNLSDGTLRFIALTTLLLQPDIPKTIIIDEPELGLHPFAIQKLAAMIKSASSKSQIIVSTQSVNLVDEFSADDIIVVDRRDNQTVFTRQSEESLREWLKDYTLGELWEKNVLGGRPR from the coding sequence ATGCCAATAGAAAGTGTTTACATAGAAAATTTTAAATCCATTCGTGATAGTGAGAGAATATCAATTAAGCCGATTAATATTTTAATTGGGCCTAACGGAGTGGGGAAAAGTAATTTCATCAGTTTTTTTAAATTACTTAACAGCATTTACCAACAAAGACTTCGTAAATATGTAGCAGATAATGGGTATGAAGATCGTATTTTATATTTTGGCCGTAAAGTATCTGAATATCTAGCAGGGGGCATTGTTTTTAAACCAAATGATAATAATGTTAATAACCGATATGATTTTAAGTTAGTACCACAAGCTCAAGACAGCGGATTCTATTTTGAGGAAGAAACAGCTGGTTATAATGTCTTCGCTTATCATTACGGTGAAAAATGGCATTACATGGATTTAGATACTATTGGTAAACCTGAAAGCAACTTAAAAGACCACGGGGCAGATCGCAGTTTTTACCTAAGTAATTATTTTGAGGACTTTAAAGTATTTCACTTTCACGATACGAGTGCAAATTCCTCTTTGAAGCAAGTAGCAAAAACGCAGGATTACGCTTATTTGCGAGAAGATGGCAGTAACTTAGCTGCCTATCTGTTTAAAATCAAAGATACTCATCCCAAACATTTTAGAATGATTGAGCACACCATTCGTTCAGTGGCGCCGTTTTTTGATCGGTTTAATTTAAAGCCTGATGCTAAAAACGAAAACGTAATTTTCTTAAACTGGTTAGAAAAAGGGTCCGACGAATATTTTAATGCACATAATCTATCTGATGGTACTCTGCGCTTTATTGCTTTAACTACTTTATTACTACAACCAGATATTCCAAAAACCATTATAATAGACGAGCCAGAATTAGGATTGCACCCTTTTGCCATTCAGAAACTAGCCGCTATGATAAAAAGTGCTTCTTCTAAATCACAAATAATCGTTTCTACTCAATCGGTAAACCTGGTAGATGAATTCTCTGCTGATGATATTATTGTAGTAGACCGAAGGGACAACCAAACAGTATTTACCCGTCAGTCGGAGGAAAGTCTTCGTGAATGGCTTAAGGATTACACCTTAGGGGAGCTTTGGGAGAAGAATGTATTGGGAGGTCGGCCCAGATGA